The following coding sequences are from one Candidatus Borkfalkia ceftriaxoniphila window:
- a CDS encoding helix-turn-helix domain-containing protein, with product MYEIGEELKYHREKNGFSQSSLATATGISQQKISYYESGKHSIPIEFCITLADFYGISLDELVGRDFIQNQK from the coding sequence ATGTATGAAATCGGAGAAGAGTTGAAATACCATAGGGAAAAGAATGGATTCTCACAAAGTTCTCTTGCTACGGCAACAGGTATTTCTCAACAAAAAATAAGTTATTACGAAAGCGGCAAACATTCAATACCTATTGAGTTTTGCATAACGCTTGCAGACTTTTACGGAATTTCGCTGGACGAACTTGTCGGCAGAGATTTTATACAAAATCAAAAATAA